In Pseudodesulfovibrio hydrargyri, a single window of DNA contains:
- a CDS encoding tetratricopeptide repeat protein: MKKDLSRYDALQFEEAFPDLKYRAIKGDGEAQFRTGVMYRFGLGVERDDAEAIHWLTAASEQGHMAARFGLAQCLQLGLDMDRSPEEGLREAARLTEECRSGDLNAYANEYLGAPVAVLQRKVVPEINLGQQALDGGKGNREEAQVHFHEAEQWLARLTHAGPPVSQNANGLLGHVYSQYFRYDLTPLYPDLYSKSERILKNRTRTIDLYQRRATPKTP, encoded by the coding sequence ATGAAGAAGGACCTCAGCCGCTATGACGCCCTTCAGTTCGAGGAGGCGTTTCCCGACTTGAAATACCGGGCCATAAAAGGCGACGGGGAGGCGCAGTTCCGCACGGGCGTGATGTATCGCTTCGGCCTGGGCGTGGAGCGTGACGACGCCGAGGCGATCCACTGGCTGACGGCCGCCTCGGAGCAGGGGCACATGGCCGCTAGGTTCGGACTGGCCCAATGCCTCCAGCTGGGGCTGGATATGGACCGCTCGCCCGAGGAGGGCCTGCGGGAAGCCGCTCGACTCACCGAGGAATGCCGGAGCGGGGACCTCAACGCCTATGCAAACGAGTACCTGGGAGCCCCGGTCGCCGTCCTGCAGCGCAAGGTCGTCCCGGAGATCAATCTCGGGCAACAGGCATTGGACGGCGGCAAAGGGAACAGGGAAGAGGCGCAGGTCCACTTCCACGAGGCGGAGCAGTGGCTGGCCCGGCTGACCCACGCCGGACCGCCGGTTTCGCAAAACGCCAACGGGCTGCTCGGCCATGTATATTCTCAATATTTTCGTTATGACCTGACGCCGCTTTATCCGGATTTATACAGCAAGTCCGAGCGGATACTGAAAAACAGAACCCGCACTATCGACTTGTACCAGCGCCGAGCCACGCCAAAAACGCCATAG
- a CDS encoding site-specific integrase: MPQIARCPNHLYRKGSIYYFRHVIPHDLRDSLGRSEVRMSLQTGYLAEARPKARILASGVKRILTKMRNGELPMDDFDQIKVFMNDWLKRFLKENEHIAIKKLTPPSPHTQYVPGNTERIIETLKALMVSKDYATMRKYTIMAAEDGAFGPPDSLPLSDEFAHEFIKTLIAYYRIISHRAEGDYTFEKSILPPESVAPQPTQEPKPQILLSEALERYKADRIAAKRWSEGSAKDIMSTLNSLTDILGDIPVDEVDRQAVRHVRDTLLQLPRFRNSKRFKGKTIQEMVALEPDNTVAVSTVNNNLTNISSFLTWCEDEQLIPTNPAHRLKIKEEKPETEHRSPYTTKDLENIFNAPQYVDDTFLHPSDFWCPILSLFTGARREEVCQLHVEDVRQEEGVWVLDVNKEKNVHGFANKKLKNPSAKRLLPLHPFLVETLRFPEFAQQQAQKGHLRIFPELVKINTNYGHKLGERFSEFRKIIELEEAEGVKDFHSLRHTFSNFFKQKKLQDDPFEQTFGHKLKKMSAERYGGRFPASMCFEEVIAHLDYGVDLSHLAKSKYVPK; encoded by the coding sequence ATGCCGCAAATCGCACGTTGCCCGAACCATCTTTACCGGAAGGGCTCAATCTATTACTTTCGCCACGTCATCCCGCACGACCTGCGGGACTCGTTGGGCCGCTCCGAAGTCAGGATGTCTCTCCAGACAGGCTACCTGGCCGAGGCAAGGCCCAAGGCCCGAATATTGGCCTCGGGCGTAAAACGAATACTGACCAAGATGAGGAACGGTGAACTCCCCATGGATGATTTCGACCAGATAAAAGTCTTCATGAACGACTGGCTCAAGCGTTTCCTGAAAGAAAATGAACACATTGCCATCAAAAAGCTCACACCGCCCAGCCCCCACACGCAATACGTGCCGGGAAATACCGAAAGGATTATCGAAACACTCAAGGCCCTGATGGTGTCCAAAGACTACGCCACCATGCGGAAATACACGATCATGGCGGCTGAAGACGGGGCTTTCGGCCCACCTGACTCGCTCCCCCTGTCCGATGAGTTCGCACACGAATTCATCAAAACCCTTATCGCCTACTATCGCATCATCAGCCACCGGGCCGAAGGCGATTACACCTTTGAAAAATCCATTCTGCCGCCCGAATCAGTCGCTCCGCAGCCGACACAGGAACCCAAGCCCCAAATCCTACTTTCCGAAGCCCTGGAACGCTACAAGGCGGACAGGATCGCCGCCAAGCGCTGGAGCGAGGGCAGTGCCAAGGACATCATGTCCACGCTAAACAGCCTGACCGACATCCTTGGCGACATTCCGGTGGATGAAGTGGACCGACAGGCAGTGCGCCATGTTCGGGATACCCTGCTCCAGCTCCCCCGATTTCGGAACAGCAAACGATTCAAGGGCAAGACCATCCAAGAAATGGTCGCCCTTGAACCAGACAATACCGTTGCCGTCAGCACCGTGAATAACAACCTGACCAACATCTCATCATTTTTGACGTGGTGCGAGGATGAGCAGCTTATTCCCACCAACCCCGCTCACCGTCTGAAAATCAAAGAAGAAAAGCCGGAAACGGAACACCGATCCCCGTACACGACCAAAGACTTGGAAAACATCTTCAACGCTCCTCAATATGTTGACGACACATTCCTGCACCCGTCCGACTTCTGGTGCCCTATTCTTTCCCTTTTCACGGGTGCACGGCGTGAGGAGGTATGCCAACTCCACGTTGAAGATGTCCGACAGGAGGAAGGGGTGTGGGTCTTGGATGTCAACAAGGAAAAGAATGTTCATGGGTTCGCCAACAAGAAGCTGAAAAACCCAAGCGCCAAGCGGCTCCTCCCGCTTCATCCTTTCCTCGTTGAAACACTGCGCTTCCCGGAATTTGCCCAACAACAGGCCCAAAAGGGACACCTGCGTATCTTTCCCGAACTCGTCAAGATCAACACGAACTACGGACACAAACTCGGCGAAAGGTTCAGTGAATTCAGAAAAATCATCGAACTTGAGGAAGCAGAAGGGGTCAAGGATTTTCACAGCTTGCGGCACACGTTCTCCAACTTCTTCAAGCAGAAGAAGCTGCAGGACGACCCGTTCGAACAGACCTTTGGCCACAAGCTCAAGAAGATGTCCGCCGAAAGATATGGGGGGCGTTTCCCGGCCTCCATGTGCTTCGAGGAGGTCATAGCCCACCTCGACTACGGGGTAGACCTGTCTCATCTGGCAAAATCGAAATACGTTCCCAAGTAG
- a CDS encoding CHAT domain-containing protein — protein sequence MTVWLACIVSVLIACPALAAKLPQSFFAIKAKIPMIAPEGLPARDADLYRQYYQALHDWDGEKALPIMKERVELAKKSMPPKIRALLLAEYAQLLFSMGDSDAGLKAAEESLGLLPKLDNQGQRTVSFALIYVCRDRFLAGDLTPGEAIQGPLFKVLRTTLPPQVFPKVERMVLGQVYNAYRERYVLSDARTAILESWLLEKPDQIDLKFESEIRLLLAIQYRIRGDLPKMEKHLERAHAIWRDLPDKEYRLYQYHALLGDLFLNFGNPEAARKEYEKGLILAEKNYVSADMRVTGLQVRLAGALFAEGKSGAAEKLCREAVRMVTDNRGQFSYEVAQAYSILSRIAALDGDREKAWKRLNRAREISERVIPADHPERWANRMAFARDALALGHAGEAAEAARQVVEACRPLGGDDNPLTFAALSTLGRAELATGKKKEGYATLLRAERIGIRQADMVQRLPSEAQRKAYLTSSKGNIELLLRAGDAWLAPGQLYAVWLNRKGAFFESQALYRQALGGETGAEAELASLRSQLAYAAYAPSSEGRNSRTVIAELTARRDELLRTLNRKNQESGRLGVTPESLSLPANAALVDFVHLGATAEQPGGYWAFVVRPHGRVTLIALGDAKKVDDALAAWRGEIVKGSRADASVLGAQARRLRTLLVAPLTSALVGAQRLLVVPDGALQRLPLEILQREDGSFLAEHWRITYLATARELARPKKPGDVNGAVVILANPDFGTTAGAGESVAASPKPGGDSRVVRFSLAPLPGTEAEGRAIRTLAGRDAHLFTGTAASKSVLFGVHRPRVLHLATHGFFLDDGDAAVDGGRRSFRIEASGNESVQAWLSPAAEPLLRSGLILAGAADAGNGNRLAAQGVLTAEEVLGLDLAGTELVTLSACGTGLGAIADADGVYGLRRSFLLAGARHLVVSLWSVPDEETRRTMVDMYERFLHQNMPVDEAFHQAMLDRLAAERRAGRSDNPFYWAGFVIYGVP from the coding sequence ATGACCGTCTGGCTCGCCTGTATCGTCTCGGTGCTCATCGCCTGCCCGGCCCTGGCCGCCAAGCTCCCGCAGAGCTTCTTCGCCATCAAAGCCAAGATTCCCATGATCGCCCCCGAAGGATTGCCCGCCAGGGACGCCGATCTCTACCGGCAATACTACCAGGCGCTGCACGATTGGGATGGCGAGAAGGCGCTTCCCATCATGAAGGAGCGCGTCGAGCTGGCGAAAAAGTCGATGCCGCCCAAGATACGGGCGCTGCTCCTGGCCGAGTATGCCCAGCTGCTCTTTTCCATGGGCGACTCGGATGCAGGTCTCAAGGCGGCAGAGGAAAGCCTGGGGCTGTTGCCCAAACTCGACAACCAGGGACAACGGACCGTTTCCTTCGCCTTGATCTATGTATGCCGCGACAGATTCCTCGCCGGAGACCTGACGCCGGGCGAGGCTATCCAGGGGCCGCTGTTCAAGGTGCTGAGGACCACTCTGCCACCGCAGGTCTTTCCGAAAGTGGAACGGATGGTGCTGGGGCAGGTCTACAACGCCTACAGGGAGCGATACGTGCTCTCCGACGCGCGTACCGCCATCCTGGAATCATGGCTGCTGGAAAAGCCGGATCAGATCGACCTCAAGTTTGAGAGCGAGATTCGCCTGTTGCTCGCCATCCAGTACCGGATCCGGGGCGACCTCCCGAAAATGGAAAAGCACCTGGAACGGGCACACGCCATATGGCGGGACCTGCCCGACAAGGAATATCGCCTGTACCAATATCACGCCCTGCTGGGAGACCTTTTCTTGAACTTCGGCAATCCGGAGGCCGCTCGAAAGGAGTATGAAAAGGGCTTGATTTTGGCCGAGAAGAATTATGTATCCGCGGACATGCGCGTGACCGGCCTTCAGGTGCGGCTGGCCGGGGCCCTGTTCGCCGAAGGCAAGTCCGGAGCTGCGGAAAAGCTTTGCCGGGAAGCGGTCCGGATGGTTACCGACAACCGGGGGCAGTTTTCCTACGAGGTGGCTCAGGCCTATTCGATCCTGTCCCGGATCGCGGCCCTGGACGGGGACCGGGAAAAGGCCTGGAAACGGCTGAACCGCGCCAGGGAAATCTCCGAGCGGGTCATTCCCGCCGACCATCCGGAGCGGTGGGCGAACCGCATGGCGTTCGCCCGGGACGCCCTGGCCCTGGGCCATGCCGGGGAAGCGGCAGAGGCCGCCCGGCAGGTTGTCGAGGCATGCCGCCCCCTGGGCGGCGACGACAACCCCCTGACCTTCGCGGCCCTGTCGACGCTCGGCCGGGCCGAACTCGCCACGGGCAAAAAAAAGGAAGGGTACGCGACGCTCCTTCGGGCGGAGCGTATCGGCATCCGCCAGGCGGACATGGTCCAGCGCCTGCCGTCCGAGGCCCAGCGCAAGGCGTATCTCACGTCATCCAAGGGCAACATCGAACTGCTGCTTCGCGCCGGGGACGCCTGGCTCGCCCCCGGGCAACTCTATGCCGTATGGCTCAACCGCAAGGGCGCCTTCTTCGAGTCCCAGGCCCTGTACCGGCAGGCCCTCGGAGGGGAAACCGGGGCGGAGGCGGAATTGGCCTCCCTGCGTTCCCAACTGGCCTATGCGGCGTATGCCCCCTCATCCGAAGGCCGCAACAGCCGCACTGTCATCGCCGAGCTGACGGCCAGGCGGGACGAACTCCTGCGCACCCTAAACCGGAAAAACCAAGAGTCCGGGAGGCTGGGCGTCACGCCGGAATCGCTTTCTCTCCCCGCGAATGCGGCGCTGGTGGATTTCGTCCACCTTGGCGCAACGGCAGAACAGCCCGGCGGCTATTGGGCCTTCGTGGTCCGGCCCCATGGCCGCGTCACTTTGATTGCTCTGGGGGATGCCAAGAAAGTGGATGACGCCCTCGCCGCTTGGCGCGGGGAAATCGTCAAGGGGAGCCGGGCCGACGCCTCCGTCTTGGGCGCACAGGCCCGGCGGTTGCGGACCCTGCTGGTCGCCCCCCTAACCTCGGCCCTTGTCGGAGCCCAGCGACTCCTGGTTGTGCCGGACGGTGCGCTGCAGCGGCTGCCGCTGGAGATCCTGCAAAGGGAGGACGGCTCTTTCCTGGCCGAGCATTGGCGCATCACCTATCTGGCCACGGCCAGGGAGCTGGCCCGGCCGAAAAAGCCGGGCGACGTCAATGGCGCGGTCGTCATCCTGGCCAACCCGGACTTCGGAACCACGGCCGGGGCGGGCGAGAGCGTTGCGGCGTCCCCCAAGCCCGGCGGCGACAGCCGGGTGGTGCGGTTCTCCCTCGCGCCCCTGCCGGGCACCGAGGCGGAGGGCCGGGCCATCCGGACGCTGGCCGGCAGGGACGCGCACCTCTTCACCGGGACCGCCGCCAGCAAATCGGTTCTGTTCGGCGTGCACCGTCCCAGGGTGCTGCATTTGGCCACCCACGGGTTCTTCCTGGACGACGGGGATGCCGCCGTTGACGGCGGACGGCGCTCCTTCCGCATCGAGGCGAGCGGCAACGAATCGGTCCAGGCCTGGCTGTCCCCCGCCGCCGAGCCGCTGCTCCGGTCGGGCCTGATCCTGGCCGGGGCCGCCGATGCCGGGAACGGAAACCGCCTGGCCGCTCAGGGTGTCCTCACGGCAGAGGAGGTGCTGGGACTGGACCTCGCGGGGACGGAACTGGTGACGCTGTCGGCCTGCGGCACGGGGCTGGGTGCCATCGCCGACGCCGACGGCGTGTACGGCCTGCGGCGCTCGTTTCTCCTGGCCGGGGCGCGCCATCTGGTCGTCAGCCTGTGGAGCGTTCCCGACGAGGAAACGCGGCGGACCATGGTCGACATGTATGAGCGTTTTCTTCATCAAAACATGCCGGTGGACGAGGCCTTCCACCAGGCGATGCTGGATCGACTCGCCGCAGAGCGCAGGGCGGGGCGTTCGGACAATCCCTTTTACTGGGCCGGATTCGTCATCTACGGAGTACCCTGA
- a CDS encoding integrase domain-containing protein, which produces MKSISLVLGANRATLSGPRSKQHRVRQNARAFAKRLRRAGFGVRKWTNITNKHFAAVARQMQEEGKSDGRIAEIFSAARDLCKAYGNTGISPTNDVFGVKRGTIANADSKAVAPGFVQGAIDKLENERGYEYGPRCAAQIRLQWELGLRREESAKVDLVSDWDRQGRTLHVQYGTKGGRPRTLFNLSDRQQAALQSALPFVSLSDRPGIHNLMPEGMGDKWQEKLSYAARLCGFTKKESGWTLHSNRHERFHTLYVAHTGFQPPNQHESVAAFQQAAHNAAGEEWPRLDAEARDEIEVTAGHSAGRRDVSDAYLGSSQ; this is translated from the coding sequence ATGAAATCCATCAGTCTGGTCCTGGGCGCGAACAGGGCAACCTTGTCCGGCCCGCGCTCGAAGCAACATAGGGTCCGTCAGAATGCCCGAGCCTTTGCCAAGCGGCTTCGCCGTGCGGGGTTCGGGGTTCGGAAATGGACCAACATCACGAACAAGCATTTTGCGGCGGTTGCCCGGCAAATGCAGGAAGAAGGCAAGAGTGACGGGCGCATCGCCGAAATCTTTTCGGCGGCCCGTGACCTTTGTAAAGCCTATGGGAATACCGGCATCAGCCCGACCAATGACGTGTTCGGCGTGAAGCGCGGGACCATTGCCAACGCCGACAGCAAGGCGGTTGCCCCCGGTTTCGTGCAGGGGGCAATCGACAAGCTGGAAAACGAGCGTGGTTATGAATACGGCCCCCGGTGCGCCGCTCAGATTCGTCTGCAATGGGAACTGGGGCTGCGCCGGGAAGAATCGGCGAAGGTCGATCTGGTCAGCGATTGGGATCGCCAAGGGCGCACCCTTCATGTCCAGTATGGGACGAAGGGGGGAAGGCCACGGACGTTGTTCAACTTGTCAGACAGGCAGCAGGCTGCTCTGCAGAGCGCATTGCCGTTTGTCAGCCTGTCGGACCGGCCGGGGATCCACAACCTGATGCCTGAAGGTATGGGGGACAAGTGGCAAGAAAAGTTGTCCTACGCGGCCAGGTTGTGCGGTTTCACCAAAAAGGAAAGCGGGTGGACCCTGCATAGCAATCGTCATGAACGATTCCACACCCTGTACGTTGCCCATACGGGTTTCCAGCCACCGAATCAGCATGAATCCGTGGCAGCCTTCCAGCAAGCCGCCCACAACGCGGCAGGGGAAGAATGGCCCCGACTCGATGCCGAAGCCCGTGACGAAATCGAAGTGACCGCAGGACATTCCGCCGGGCGGCGTGACGTGTCCGATGCCTACCTTGGCAGCAGTCAGTGA
- a CDS encoding cold-shock protein — protein sequence MEGRIKTFLPSKAYGFIEGDDGKSYFFHMQDFKPATARIEENLFVAFEETATPKGYRAKNVELIGGQIEYQEIFDGFRTSRKGKPNGTDVLFSAMVAVGDKDLDLAKRELAYMANRFGCNAVLNIVYSKETRSRGNYRYSYHNFTGECVVMSQKRFTRNRKQADQKNQEVKELLEKVDANYREYLEEERRKQRMKSLALMVGAAVILAVILIFQLR from the coding sequence ATGGAAGGCCGCATCAAGACTTTTCTCCCCAGCAAGGCCTACGGATTCATTGAGGGTGACGACGGCAAATCCTATTTTTTCCACATGCAGGACTTCAAACCCGCAACAGCCAGGATCGAAGAGAATCTCTTCGTCGCCTTCGAGGAGACGGCCACTCCGAAAGGATACCGCGCCAAGAATGTCGAGTTGATCGGCGGGCAAATCGAATACCAGGAAATTTTTGACGGATTCAGAACCAGCCGGAAGGGGAAGCCCAACGGCACGGATGTCCTGTTCTCCGCGATGGTCGCGGTCGGCGACAAGGACCTGGACCTGGCGAAACGCGAACTGGCGTACATGGCCAATCGGTTCGGGTGCAACGCCGTATTGAACATCGTCTACTCGAAAGAGACGCGTTCAAGAGGGAATTACCGGTATTCGTACCACAATTTCACAGGCGAATGCGTCGTCATGTCACAAAAACGGTTTACCCGTAACCGGAAGCAGGCCGATCAGAAAAATCAGGAAGTGAAGGAACTCCTGGAAAAAGTGGATGCCAATTATCGAGAATACCTCGAAGAGGAAAGACGCAAGCAGAGGATGAAATCGCTGGCTCTCATGGTAGGAGCGGCTGTCATCCTGGCTGTTATTCTCATTTTTCAACTCAGGTAG
- a CDS encoding type III-E CRISPR-associated RpoE-like sigma factor, which produces MAHFCIDCLIRSSGCRDCPIAPSGLTEAFGKAVRGIEIDIARQYPRFDSQVREDVIADTVAGAIRNFPQYEGRREAKLVSWIKSIYRNKVTDLLRRNYDITLVAYDAGADNRVAGEDQEEEPLDGLVAILKEMSEGARENCARLFLSLHDYFRQGRTQKEMASDMGMKSNSLNQKIKRCREWIRERIGKDDF; this is translated from the coding sequence GTGGCCCATTTCTGCATAGATTGTTTGATTCGCAGCTCAGGCTGCAGAGACTGCCCCATCGCTCCCAGCGGTCTGACCGAAGCTTTCGGCAAGGCCGTCCGCGGCATTGAAATCGACATCGCCCGCCAGTATCCCCGTTTCGATTCTCAGGTCCGCGAGGACGTCATCGCCGACACCGTGGCGGGCGCCATCCGGAACTTTCCCCAATACGAAGGCCGCAGGGAGGCCAAACTCGTTTCGTGGATCAAGAGCATCTATCGGAACAAGGTCACGGACCTCCTGCGCAGGAACTACGACATCACGCTCGTGGCGTATGACGCCGGGGCCGACAACCGCGTCGCCGGGGAGGACCAGGAGGAAGAGCCCCTGGACGGCCTGGTCGCCATTCTCAAGGAGATGTCCGAAGGCGCCAGGGAAAACTGCGCCAGGCTGTTCCTCTCCCTGCACGATTATTTCCGGCAGGGCAGGACTCAAAAGGAGATGGCGAGCGACATGGGCATGAAATCCAACTCGCTGAACCAGAAGATCAAGCGGTGCAGGGAATGGATCCGGGAACGGATCGGCAAGGATGATTTTTGA
- a CDS encoding methyl-accepting chemotaxis protein produces the protein MFANLSLKVKVLALALFGPVIVALVLSVHQAIQIRDDAEKGIVQQSRALILMAEAARNEMAKKLNMGIIVPFDQLDTPEKLLESIPVITAINMAKQQAKKLQYNFRVPKVSPRNPINKPTPFEKKILAELKAGNLTEKVIIEDNAIHYFRPIRLTKECLYCHGDKKGDLDPVGGVKEGWKEGEIHGAFEISTSLEEVNASVAKAEIYAALETVAVLLAVGILVWILVKLIIVSPLFRIRTYAKAVAEGDIEAKPEGQFAAELGVVKEAIQTMVGNLKAKMFEADQKKEEAEQAQDVAEKAMKEAKDQEARTNTLLTTMQRIAGEASLIAEQVTSAADELSSQAEQVSKGADVQRDRTTQTATAMEEMNATVLEVARNSSNSAESAANARNQAQEGAKVVREAIDAIREVHDLTATLKQSMGQLGNQTTDIGQIMNVIEDIADQTNLLALNAAIEAARAGEAGRGFAVVADEVRKLAEKTMDATKEVGNAIQVIQDAAAANIRSVDHAAQAVGQATDLANRSGEALESIVHYSDDTSGQVQSIATAAEEQSAASEEINRAVEDINLIASETAEGMNQSAEAINELARLSGQLLKLIEEMNAH, from the coding sequence ATGTTCGCCAATTTGAGCTTGAAGGTTAAAGTGCTGGCCCTGGCCCTGTTCGGGCCGGTCATCGTCGCCCTGGTGCTGTCCGTTCATCAGGCCATCCAGATCCGTGACGACGCCGAGAAGGGCATTGTCCAACAGAGCCGCGCGCTCATCCTCATGGCCGAGGCGGCGCGGAACGAAATGGCCAAAAAGCTCAACATGGGCATCATCGTGCCCTTCGACCAGCTCGACACCCCGGAGAAGCTCCTGGAGTCCATCCCGGTCATCACCGCCATCAACATGGCCAAGCAGCAGGCCAAGAAGCTGCAATACAACTTCCGGGTCCCCAAGGTCTCTCCGCGCAACCCGATCAACAAGCCCACCCCCTTCGAGAAGAAGATCCTGGCCGAACTCAAGGCCGGGAACCTGACCGAGAAGGTCATCATCGAGGACAACGCCATCCACTATTTCCGGCCCATCCGCCTGACCAAGGAATGCCTCTACTGCCACGGCGACAAGAAAGGCGACCTCGATCCGGTGGGCGGCGTCAAGGAAGGCTGGAAGGAAGGCGAGATCCACGGCGCGTTCGAAATCTCGACCTCCCTGGAGGAAGTCAACGCCAGCGTGGCCAAGGCCGAGATCTACGCCGCCCTTGAGACCGTGGCCGTGCTCCTCGCCGTGGGCATCCTGGTCTGGATCCTGGTCAAGCTGATCATCGTCAGCCCGCTCTTCCGCATCCGGACCTATGCCAAGGCCGTGGCCGAGGGCGACATCGAGGCCAAGCCCGAAGGGCAATTCGCCGCCGAACTGGGCGTGGTCAAGGAGGCTATCCAGACCATGGTCGGCAACCTCAAGGCCAAGATGTTCGAGGCCGACCAGAAGAAGGAAGAGGCCGAACAGGCCCAGGACGTGGCTGAAAAGGCCATGAAGGAAGCCAAGGATCAGGAGGCCAGGACCAACACCCTTTTGACCACCATGCAGCGCATCGCGGGTGAGGCCTCGCTCATCGCCGAGCAGGTCACCTCGGCCGCCGACGAGCTCTCCTCCCAGGCCGAGCAGGTCAGCAAGGGCGCGGATGTCCAGCGCGACCGCACCACACAGACCGCCACGGCCATGGAAGAGATGAACGCCACGGTCCTGGAAGTGGCCCGCAACTCCTCCAATTCCGCCGAGTCCGCGGCCAACGCCCGCAACCAGGCCCAGGAAGGGGCCAAAGTCGTGCGCGAGGCCATCGACGCCATCCGCGAGGTCCACGACCTGACCGCCACCCTCAAGCAGTCCATGGGCCAGTTGGGCAACCAGACCACGGACATCGGCCAGATCATGAACGTCATCGAGGACATCGCGGACCAGACCAACCTGCTGGCGCTCAACGCCGCCATCGAGGCCGCCCGCGCGGGCGAGGCCGGGCGCGGCTTCGCCGTGGTCGCCGACGAGGTCCGCAAGCTGGCCGAAAAGACCATGGACGCCACCAAGGAGGTCGGCAACGCCATCCAGGTCATCCAGGACGCGGCCGCCGCCAACATCCGCAGCGTGGACCACGCGGCCCAGGCCGTGGGGCAGGCCACCGATCTGGCCAACCGGTCCGGCGAGGCCCTGGAATCCATCGTCCACTACTCCGACGACACCTCCGGGCAGGTCCAATCCATCGCCACCGCGGCCGAGGAACAGTCGGCCGCGTCCGAGGAGATCAACCGGGCCGTGGAGGACATCAACCTCATCGCCTCGGAAACCGCCGAGGGCATGAACCAGTCCGCCGAAGCCATCAACGAACTGGCCCGGCTGTCCGGCCAGCTCCTGAAGCTTATCGAGGAAATGAACGCGCATTGA
- a CDS encoding sigma-54 interaction domain-containing protein: protein MAITDPAALIRSLSNKQGLAALLDVLPLGVAIMDRDGTLLAVNQNYESLTGVTGEQVLGIRCLHALRSDYCMRNCPVLGGWTDKRTRTLEANIINRDREKVSVHLTLAPLVAEDGSIRGVIETLMPASTHAMDEIVSGVSGLGELVGRSPEVRKIFAMTPSIAQTDSPVLITGETGTGKDMLAEEIHKESDRDGPFVKVNCGALPVPLLESELFGHAKNALPGADHAKPGRLRMAHGGTLFITEIGDLPLPLQTKLLAYMDDHAVRPIGSTKVVHTDVRIMAASHYDLEDMVRRKRFRRDLLYRLNVIRLHLPPLRERGEDLLLLQDHFLKMFQVRYGKKVDRFSKNVETLLRSYEFPGNIRELRNLIEYAVNFCDTNVVRMRHLPGYLLHGPNLPENLSVPPRAPENGAVRAAPPERWEDVQRKMILEALVKTGGRKSKAAELLGWGRSTLWRKMKHFGIE from the coding sequence ATGGCCATAACCGACCCGGCCGCTTTAATACGGAGTCTGTCGAACAAGCAGGGACTTGCGGCTCTGCTGGACGTCCTGCCGCTGGGCGTGGCCATCATGGACCGGGACGGAACCCTGCTCGCTGTCAACCAGAACTACGAGTCCCTGACCGGGGTGACGGGCGAACAGGTGCTCGGCATCCGCTGCCTGCACGCCCTGCGCTCGGACTACTGCATGCGCAACTGCCCGGTGCTGGGCGGGTGGACCGACAAGCGTACGCGCACGCTGGAGGCCAACATCATCAACCGGGACCGGGAAAAGGTCAGCGTGCACCTGACCCTGGCCCCCCTGGTGGCCGAGGACGGGTCCATCCGGGGCGTCATCGAGACGTTGATGCCCGCGTCCACGCACGCCATGGACGAGATCGTCAGCGGGGTCTCGGGCCTGGGCGAACTGGTCGGGCGCAGCCCGGAGGTGCGCAAGATATTCGCCATGACCCCGTCCATCGCCCAGACGGACTCCCCGGTGCTGATCACCGGGGAGACGGGCACGGGCAAGGACATGCTGGCCGAGGAGATCCACAAGGAATCGGACCGGGACGGGCCCTTCGTCAAGGTCAACTGCGGCGCCCTGCCCGTGCCCCTGCTCGAGTCCGAGCTGTTCGGCCACGCCAAGAACGCCCTGCCCGGCGCGGACCACGCCAAGCCCGGCCGGCTGCGCATGGCCCACGGCGGCACGCTGTTCATCACCGAGATCGGTGACCTGCCCCTGCCGTTGCAGACCAAGCTGCTGGCCTACATGGACGACCACGCGGTCCGGCCCATCGGCTCGACCAAGGTGGTCCACACCGACGTGCGCATCATGGCCGCCAGCCACTACGACCTGGAGGATATGGTCCGGCGCAAGCGGTTTCGCCGCGACCTGCTCTACCGGCTGAACGTCATCCGTCTGCACCTGCCGCCCCTGCGCGAGCGGGGCGAGGACCTGCTCCTTCTTCAAGACCACTTCCTGAAGATGTTCCAGGTTCGCTACGGCAAGAAGGTGGACCGCTTCTCCAAGAACGTGGAGACACTGCTGCGCTCCTACGAGTTCCCGGGCAACATCCGGGAGTTACGCAACCTGATCGAATACGCGGTCAACTTCTGCGACACCAACGTGGTGCGCATGCGCCACCTGCCGGGCTACCTGCTCCACGGGCCGAACCTGCCCGAGAACCTGTCCGTGCCGCCCAGGGCGCCGGAAAACGGGGCGGTCCGCGCGGCCCCGCCCGAGCGCTGGGAGGACGTGCAGCGCAAGATGATCCTGGAGGCCCTGGTCAAGACCGGCGGCCGCAAGTCCAAGGCCGCCGAGCTGCTCGGCTGGGGCCGCTCCACCCTGTGGCGCAAGATGAAACACTTCGGCATCGAATAG